In the Ictalurus punctatus breed USDA103 chromosome 7, Coco_2.0, whole genome shotgun sequence genome, one interval contains:
- the LOC108267325 gene encoding BTB/POZ domain-containing protein KCTD1: protein MFQDNRSSMSRPMITRSPASPLSNQGIPTPAQLTKSNAPVHIDVGGHMYTSSLATLTKYPESRIGRLFDGTEPIVLDSLKQHYFIDRDGHMFRYILNFLRTSKLLIPDDFKDFSLLYEEARYFQLQPMLAELERWRHERELNRISCPCECVVVRVAPDLGERITLSGDKALIEDIFPEIGDVMCNSVNAGWNHDSTHVIRFPLNGYCHLNSVQVLERLQQRGFEIVGSCGGGVDSSQFSEYVLRRELRRSQRGLQTNRIKQEQLD from the exons GATAATCGCTCCAGCATGTCCAGGCCGATGATCACCAGGTCTCCAGCGTCTCCTCTCAGTAATCAGGGCATCCCGACGCCAGCGCAACTCACCAAGTCCAACGCGCCTGTGCACATCGACGTAGGCGGCCACATGTACACCAGCAGCCTCGCCACACTCACCAAGTACCCCGAGTCCAG AATTGGCCGTCTTTTTGATGGCACGGAGCCCATTGTTCTGGACAGCCTGAAACAGCACTACTTCATCGACAGGGACGGTCACATGTTCCGCTACATCCTCAACTTCCTCAGGACGTCCAAGCTCCTCATCCCTGACGACTTCAAA GACTTCAGTCTGCTGTATGAGGAGGCGCGGTATTTCCAGCTGCAGCCGATGCTGGCAGAACTGGAGCGCTGGCGTCACGAGCGGGAGCTCAACCGAATCTCGTGTCCATGCGAGTGTGTGGTGGTGCGCGTGGCGCCTGACCTGGGGGAGCGCATCACGCTGAGCGGAGACAAGGCCCTCATCGAGGACATCTTCCCAGAGATCGGAGACGTCATGTGTAACTCTGTGAACGCCGGCTGGAACCACGACTCCACACACGTCATCCGCTTCCCACTAAACGGCTACTGCCATCTCAACTCTGTTCAG GTCCTGGAGCGACTACAGCAGCGCGGCTTCGAGATCGTGGGCTCGTGCGGGGGCGGAGTCGACTCATCCCAGTTCAGTGAGTATGTCCTGCGGCGAGAGCTCCGGAGATCTCAGCGAGGACTCCAGACTAACAGGATAAAACAAGAACAGCTGGACTAG